In Xanthomonas sacchari, a genomic segment contains:
- a CDS encoding integration host factor subunit beta, producing the protein MTKSELIEILARKQAHLKSDDVDLAVKSLLEMMGGALSGGDRIEIRGFGSFSLHYRPPRLGRNPKTGESVALPGKHVPHFKPGKELRERVSGVVPVESDTP; encoded by the coding sequence ATGACCAAATCCGAGCTGATCGAAATCCTGGCGCGCAAGCAGGCGCATCTGAAGTCGGACGACGTCGATCTGGCGGTGAAGTCGTTGTTGGAAATGATGGGCGGCGCCCTGTCCGGCGGCGATCGCATCGAGATCCGCGGCTTCGGCAGCTTTTCCCTGCATTACCGGCCGCCACGCCTGGGACGCAATCCCAAGACCGGCGAGTCCGTCGCGCTTCCCGGCAAGCACGTGCCGCATTTCAAGCCCGGCAAGGAGCTGCGCGAGCGCGTCAGCGGCGTCGTCCCGGTCGAATCCGATACGCCCTGA
- a CDS encoding lipopolysaccharide assembly protein LapA domain-containing protein, whose protein sequence is MKIARLLILLVLLLAGLVIGSLNSQPIQINFVFSSIATTSGIAIIVSLFAGVLIGASLVLAALVIPLYAKLRRANKAANAAAPAAAPVSPHAAHQPLDGR, encoded by the coding sequence ATGAAGATTGCACGACTGCTGATTTTGCTGGTGTTGCTGTTGGCCGGCCTGGTCATCGGGTCGCTCAATTCGCAGCCGATCCAGATCAACTTCGTGTTCTCCAGCATTGCCACCACCTCCGGCATCGCCATCATCGTCTCGCTGTTCGCCGGCGTGCTGATCGGCGCCTCGCTGGTCCTGGCGGCCCTGGTGATTCCCCTGTATGCCAAGCTGCGTCGCGCCAACAAGGCCGCGAACGCCGCTGCGCCGGCCGCTGCGCCGGTCTCTCCCCATGCTGCCCACCAGCCCTTGGACGGACGCTGA
- the lapB gene encoding lipopolysaccharide assembly protein LapB, with protein sequence MDFLTEWFWFFLFLPLAALSGWVIGRRGGQRHGDTQVSRLSSTYFRGLNYLLNEQPDKAIELFLHIAELDKETFETQVALGHLFRRRGEVDRAIRLHQGLVQRGDLSDAQRVQALLALGEDYMKSGLLDRAETVFTELAQIDQRAPQALKHLISIYQAERDWEKAIDNATRYEEVTGEPMGKLIAQFECELADRYRASGKNDLARAAIARAYQADAKSVRAGILEGRIDVDDGNDEAAIRAFERAARHDPDYLPEIMPALMECYRRGNDLSGARAFLSEMTEHYRGIAPVLALTRLMESQEGISAARSYLGRQLKDRPSVRGESALIDLTLAEGADSTATLQDLKHITDQLLVRNPSYRCTRCGFGARTHHWQCPSCKEWGTVKPLLNYAVV encoded by the coding sequence ATGGACTTTCTGACCGAGTGGTTCTGGTTCTTCCTGTTCCTGCCGCTGGCGGCGCTGAGCGGCTGGGTGATCGGCCGCCGTGGCGGCCAGCGCCATGGCGACACTCAGGTCAGCCGGCTCTCCAGCACCTATTTCCGCGGCCTCAACTACCTGCTCAACGAGCAGCCGGACAAGGCGATCGAGCTGTTCCTGCACATCGCCGAACTGGACAAGGAAACCTTCGAGACCCAGGTCGCGCTGGGCCACCTGTTCCGCCGCCGCGGTGAGGTCGATCGCGCCATCCGCCTGCACCAGGGCCTGGTCCAGCGCGGCGACCTGAGCGATGCGCAGCGCGTGCAGGCCCTGCTGGCGCTGGGCGAGGACTACATGAAGTCGGGGCTGCTGGACCGCGCCGAAACCGTGTTCACCGAGTTGGCGCAGATCGACCAGCGTGCGCCGCAGGCGCTCAAGCACCTGATCAGCATCTACCAGGCCGAGCGGGACTGGGAAAAGGCCATCGACAACGCCACCCGCTACGAAGAGGTGACCGGCGAGCCGATGGGCAAGCTGATCGCCCAGTTCGAATGCGAGCTGGCCGACCGTTATCGCGCCTCGGGCAAGAACGACCTGGCACGGGCGGCGATCGCGCGCGCCTACCAGGCCGATGCCAAGTCGGTGCGCGCCGGCATCCTGGAAGGGCGCATCGACGTCGACGACGGCAACGACGAGGCCGCCATCCGCGCCTTCGAGCGTGCCGCGCGCCATGACCCGGACTACCTGCCGGAGATCATGCCGGCGCTGATGGAGTGCTATCGCCGCGGCAACGATCTCAGCGGCGCGCGCGCGTTCCTGTCGGAAATGACCGAGCACTACCGCGGCATCGCCCCGGTGTTGGCGCTGACCCGCCTGATGGAGTCGCAGGAAGGCATCTCCGCCGCGCGCTCCTACCTGGGCCGGCAACTCAAGGACCGCCCGTCGGTACGCGGCGAGTCCGCGCTGATTGACCTGACCCTGGCCGAGGGCGCCGACTCCACCGCGACCCTGCAGGACCTCAAGCACATCACCGACCAGTTGCTGGTGCGCAACCCCAGCTACCGCTGCACGCGCTGCGGTTTCGGCGCGCGCACCCACCACTGGCAATGCCCCAGTTGCAAGGAGTGGGGCACGGTCAAGCCTCTGCTCAACTACGCGGTGGTGTAG
- a CDS encoding MraY family glycosyltransferase, whose protein sequence is MPIAGAALLLALGAVSAAGTWLSRRYALKRKLMDAPGERRSHTVATPRGGGVAIVAAVLLGFGWAALQWPQHGTGIATVAAGLLLVAGIGWWDDHRSLSAGLRLLVHVVAATLLAALVYKTNQPLWVVALVGLATVSLINIWNFMDGINGLASSQAMLAALGLAWLLPAPLRWPCWVLLVACAGFLPFNYPRARIFLGDVGSGALGYLIAALFAWCIVVGGQAPWLPALPLSAFAIDAGFTLAARMLAGERWWQPHTQHFYQRWVHTGSSHTVVTLAYGLFSIVAITIARLGRPLDVSAQAGLTLAWFCAAGVLWLALRKRMRRTLMDH, encoded by the coding sequence GTGCCCATCGCAGGAGCCGCGCTGCTCTTGGCGCTCGGGGCAGTCAGTGCGGCCGGCACCTGGCTGTCGCGCCGCTACGCACTCAAACGCAAGCTGATGGACGCGCCCGGCGAGCGGCGCAGCCACACCGTGGCGACGCCGCGTGGCGGCGGCGTGGCGATCGTGGCGGCGGTCCTGTTGGGCTTCGGCTGGGCGGCGCTGCAGTGGCCGCAACACGGCACCGGCATCGCTACCGTCGCGGCCGGCCTGCTGCTGGTGGCCGGCATCGGCTGGTGGGACGACCACCGGTCGCTGTCTGCGGGGCTCCGATTGCTGGTGCATGTGGTGGCGGCGACCCTGCTGGCTGCACTTGTCTACAAAACGAACCAGCCGCTGTGGGTGGTCGCGTTGGTAGGGTTGGCGACGGTCTCGTTGATCAATATCTGGAATTTCATGGATGGCATCAATGGTCTGGCCAGCAGCCAGGCGATGCTGGCCGCCCTGGGATTGGCGTGGTTGCTGCCGGCGCCGCTGCGCTGGCCATGCTGGGTATTGCTGGTGGCGTGCGCGGGATTTCTGCCGTTCAACTACCCCCGGGCACGCATTTTCCTCGGCGATGTCGGCAGCGGCGCACTCGGCTACCTGATCGCCGCGTTGTTCGCCTGGTGCATCGTCGTCGGAGGGCAGGCGCCCTGGCTGCCGGCACTGCCGCTGTCGGCCTTCGCCATCGACGCCGGCTTCACGCTCGCCGCGCGCATGCTCGCCGGCGAACGCTGGTGGCAACCACACACGCAACATTTTTATCAGCGTTGGGTACACACCGGCAGCAGCCATACTGTCGTGACGCTCGCCTACGGTCTATTCAGCATTGTCGCGATTACAATTGCGCGGCTGGGCAGGCCCCTGGACGTGAGCGCGCAGGCGGGTCTGACGCTCGCCTGGTTCTGTGCGGCAGGTGTGCTTTGGCTGGCTTTGCGCAAGCGGATGCGCCGAACTCTCATGGATCACTGA
- a CDS encoding polysaccharide biosynthesis protein: MLSTRDRVTELFPKASVVVHDLAIVWVCWQLLHAARYTMLPGEHPLPLWNLNTAIVLVAQGLVFWKVGLYRGLWRFASVPDLLNIFKASFYGLVAIVLGLAYSRFDAIPLSVLMVYPFALSALLGAPRLLYRAWKDYQIAHSDDTARRVLIVGAGRAAEALVRDLRRSGAYHPVGFVDDAGHLHGAKLQGLPILGRIDEAGAIAKETAAKLLVIAIPSLDAAGMQRVVAICESTGLPFRTVPRLLDVLEGHYLPGELKEVAIEDLLGRKPVTPDWKLIKGWLSGRTVLVTGAGGSIGSELCRQCARHGARKIVLLEINELSLITIHADLHRTFPDLEIECVLGDCGDPAVIRHAMQVAEPDAVFHAAAYKQVPLLEQQCREAVRNNVLATENVARACVAAKVSTFVFISTDKAVNPVNLLGASKRYAEMVCQSLDDQAVSTRFVTVRFGNVLDSAGSVVPLFREQIRQGGPVTVTDPQVTRYFMTIPEASQLIVQAAASASHGAIYTLDMGEPVPIRLLAEQMIRLAGKQPGRDIAIVYTGLRPGEKLHETLFYADENYRPTSHPKILEAGVRSFSREDVLRGVQQLRAAVADYDSDTIEKVLRMTMPEFAPLRQQDGHDGSATIVPFPAREARRL; encoded by the coding sequence ATGCTCTCCACGCGCGACCGAGTCACCGAGTTGTTTCCCAAGGCCTCCGTGGTCGTCCACGATCTGGCCATCGTCTGGGTCTGCTGGCAACTGCTGCACGCGGCGCGCTACACCATGCTCCCCGGCGAGCATCCGCTGCCGTTGTGGAACCTCAACACCGCCATCGTGCTGGTGGCGCAGGGGCTGGTGTTCTGGAAGGTCGGCCTGTACCGCGGGCTGTGGCGCTTTGCCAGCGTTCCCGACCTGCTCAATATCTTCAAGGCCAGCTTCTATGGCCTGGTGGCAATCGTGCTGGGGCTGGCCTACAGCCGCTTCGATGCGATCCCGCTGTCGGTGCTGATGGTGTATCCGTTCGCGCTGTCGGCGCTGCTGGGCGCGCCGCGCCTGCTGTACCGCGCCTGGAAGGATTACCAGATCGCGCATTCGGACGACACCGCGCGGCGCGTGCTGATCGTCGGCGCCGGCCGCGCGGCCGAGGCGCTGGTGCGCGACCTGCGCCGTTCCGGCGCCTACCACCCGGTCGGCTTCGTCGACGACGCCGGCCATCTGCACGGTGCCAAGCTGCAGGGTCTGCCGATCCTCGGCCGCATCGACGAAGCTGGCGCGATCGCCAAGGAGACCGCGGCCAAGTTGCTGGTCATCGCGATCCCGTCGCTGGACGCGGCCGGCATGCAGCGGGTGGTGGCGATCTGCGAAAGCACCGGCCTGCCGTTCCGCACCGTGCCACGCCTGCTCGACGTGCTCGAGGGCCACTACCTGCCGGGCGAGCTCAAGGAGGTCGCGATCGAGGACCTGCTCGGGCGCAAGCCGGTGACGCCGGACTGGAAGCTGATCAAGGGCTGGCTGTCCGGGCGTACAGTGCTGGTCACCGGCGCCGGCGGTTCGATCGGCTCGGAGTTGTGCCGGCAGTGCGCGCGTCACGGCGCGCGCAAGATCGTGCTGCTGGAGATCAACGAACTGTCGCTGATCACCATCCATGCCGACCTGCACCGCACTTTCCCCGATCTGGAGATCGAGTGCGTGTTGGGCGACTGCGGCGATCCGGCGGTGATTCGCCACGCCATGCAGGTGGCCGAGCCGGACGCGGTGTTCCATGCCGCCGCCTACAAGCAGGTGCCGTTGCTGGAACAGCAGTGCCGCGAAGCGGTGCGCAACAACGTGCTGGCCACCGAGAACGTGGCGCGTGCCTGTGTCGCGGCCAAGGTCTCGACCTTCGTGTTCATTTCCACCGACAAGGCGGTCAATCCGGTCAACCTGCTCGGCGCGTCCAAGCGTTACGCCGAAATGGTGTGCCAGTCGCTGGACGACCAGGCGGTGAGCACGCGCTTCGTGACCGTGCGCTTCGGCAACGTGCTGGATTCGGCAGGCAGCGTGGTGCCGTTGTTCCGCGAGCAGATCCGCCAGGGCGGCCCGGTGACGGTCACCGATCCGCAGGTGACGCGCTACTTCATGACCATTCCCGAAGCCAGCCAACTGATCGTGCAGGCGGCGGCTTCCGCGTCGCATGGCGCCATCTACACCCTGGACATGGGCGAGCCGGTGCCGATCCGCCTGCTCGCCGAACAGATGATCCGCCTGGCGGGCAAGCAGCCGGGGCGCGACATCGCCATCGTCTATACCGGCCTGCGCCCCGGCGAGAAACTGCACGAGACCCTGTTCTACGCCGACGAGAACTACCGGCCCACCTCGCATCCGAAGATTCTGGAGGCGGGCGTGCGCAGTTTCTCGCGCGAGGATGTGCTGCGCGGCGTGCAGCAGTTGCGCGCCGCGGTGGCCGACTACGACAGCGACACCATCGAGAAGGTGTTGCGCATGACCATGCCGGAGTTCGCGCCCTTGCGTCAGCAAGACGGTCACGACGGCTCCGCTACAATCGTTCCATTCCCCGCACGCGAGGCCAGAAGGCTCTGA
- the galU gene encoding UTP--glucose-1-phosphate uridylyltransferase GalU has translation MSKRIRKAVFPVAGLGTRFLPATKTVPKEMLPIIDRPLIQYAVDEAIEAGCDTLIFVTNRYKHAVADYFDKAYELEQKLERAGKHEQLEMIRHVLPDGVRAIFVTQAEALGLGHAVLCAKSVIGDEPFAVLLPDDLIWNRGDGALKQMADLNERSGASVIAVEDVPHENTASYGIVATDAFDGRKGRIAQIVEKPKPEDAPSDLAVVGRYVLSPKIFELLESTGTGAGGEIQLTDAIAALLKSEEVDAYRFEGTRFDCGTHLGLVEATIRFALENKKLAKPAREKLSQMLAEE, from the coding sequence ATGAGCAAGAGAATCCGCAAGGCAGTATTCCCGGTCGCAGGTTTGGGTACCCGCTTCCTTCCCGCTACCAAGACCGTTCCCAAGGAAATGCTGCCGATCATCGATCGGCCGTTGATCCAGTACGCGGTGGACGAGGCGATCGAAGCCGGGTGCGACACCCTGATCTTTGTCACCAACCGCTACAAGCACGCGGTCGCGGATTATTTCGACAAGGCCTACGAACTGGAGCAGAAGCTGGAGCGCGCCGGCAAGCACGAACAGCTGGAGATGATCCGCCACGTGCTGCCCGACGGCGTGCGCGCGATCTTCGTGACCCAGGCCGAAGCGCTGGGCCTGGGCCATGCGGTGCTGTGCGCCAAGTCGGTGATCGGCGACGAGCCGTTCGCGGTGCTGCTGCCGGACGACCTGATCTGGAACCGCGGCGACGGCGCGCTGAAGCAGATGGCCGATCTGAACGAGCGCAGCGGCGCCAGCGTGATCGCCGTGGAAGACGTGCCGCACGAGAACACCGCCAGCTACGGCATCGTGGCGACCGATGCCTTCGACGGCCGCAAGGGCCGCATCGCGCAGATCGTGGAGAAGCCCAAGCCGGAAGACGCGCCGAGCGACCTGGCGGTAGTGGGGCGCTACGTGCTCAGCCCGAAGATCTTTGAACTGCTGGAAAGCACCGGCACCGGTGCCGGCGGCGAGATCCAGCTGACCGACGCCATCGCCGCGCTGCTGAAGAGCGAGGAGGTGGACGCCTACCGCTTCGAGGGCACCCGCTTCGACTGCGGTACCCACCTGGGCCTGGTCGAGGCGACTATCCGCTTCGCGCTGGAGAACAAGAAGCTGGCCAAGCCGGCGCGCGAAAAGCTGAGCCAGATGCTCGCCGAGGAGTGA
- a CDS encoding acetyl-CoA C-acyltransferase: MSKQIQEAYIVAATRTPVGKAPKGMFRNTRPDDMLAHVLRAVVAQAPGIDTSRIDDAIIGCAMPEGEQGMNVARIGVLLAGLPNSVAGQTINRFCSSGIQAVALAADQIRLGNADLMLAGGTESMSMVPMMGNKVALSPSVFADDHVAIAYGMGITAEKVAEEWKVSREDQDAFALASHQKAIAAIAAGEFRDEISPYEIVSHQPDLAGNVIALRKKLVDTDEGPRPDSSIEGLAKLRPVFRNGQFGGSVTAGNSSQMSDGAGAVLLASEQAIKDYGLTPLARFVSFSVAGVRPEVMGIGPIEAIPKALKQAGLTKDQLDWIELNEAFAAQSLAVIRDSGLDPSKVNPLGGAIALGHPLGATGAIRTATLVHGLRRHKQKYGMVTMCIGTGMGAAGIIEAL, translated from the coding sequence ATGAGCAAACAGATCCAGGAAGCCTACATCGTCGCCGCCACCCGCACCCCGGTCGGCAAGGCGCCCAAGGGCATGTTCCGCAACACCCGTCCCGACGACATGCTGGCGCACGTGCTGCGCGCGGTGGTGGCGCAGGCGCCGGGCATCGACACCTCGCGCATCGACGACGCGATCATCGGCTGCGCGATGCCCGAGGGCGAGCAAGGCATGAACGTCGCGCGCATCGGCGTGCTGCTGGCCGGCCTGCCGAACTCGGTGGCCGGGCAGACCATCAACCGCTTCTGCTCCTCCGGCATCCAGGCGGTGGCGCTGGCCGCCGACCAGATCCGCCTGGGCAACGCCGACCTGATGCTGGCCGGCGGCACCGAATCGATGTCGATGGTGCCGATGATGGGCAACAAGGTGGCGCTGTCGCCGAGCGTGTTCGCCGACGACCACGTCGCCATCGCCTACGGCATGGGCATCACCGCCGAAAAGGTGGCCGAGGAATGGAAGGTCTCGCGCGAGGACCAGGACGCCTTCGCCCTCGCCTCGCACCAGAAGGCCATCGCCGCGATCGCCGCCGGCGAGTTCCGCGACGAGATCAGCCCCTACGAGATCGTCTCGCACCAGCCCGACCTGGCCGGCAACGTGATCGCGTTGCGCAAGAAGCTGGTCGATACCGATGAAGGCCCGCGTCCGGATAGCTCGATCGAAGGCTTGGCCAAGCTGCGCCCGGTGTTCCGCAACGGCCAGTTCGGCGGCAGCGTCACCGCCGGCAACTCCTCGCAGATGAGCGACGGCGCCGGTGCGGTGCTGCTGGCCTCCGAGCAGGCGATCAAGGACTACGGGCTGACCCCGCTGGCCCGCTTCGTCAGCTTCTCGGTCGCCGGCGTGCGTCCGGAAGTGATGGGCATCGGCCCGATCGAGGCGATTCCGAAGGCGCTCAAGCAGGCCGGCCTGACCAAGGACCAGTTGGACTGGATCGAGCTCAACGAAGCCTTCGCCGCGCAGTCGCTGGCGGTGATCCGCGACAGCGGCCTGGATCCGTCCAAGGTCAACCCGCTGGGCGGCGCCATCGCCCTGGGCCATCCCCTCGGCGCCACCGGCGCGATCCGCACCGCCACCCTGGTGCACGGCCTGCGCCGGCACAAGCAGAAGTACGGCATGGTCACCATGTGCATCGGCACCGGCATGGGCGCCGCGGGGATCATCGAGGCGCTGTAA
- a CDS encoding 3-hydroxyacyl-CoA dehydrogenase/enoyl-CoA hydratase family protein has protein sequence MSNPLLVRRAAVLGAGVMGAQIAAHLTNAGVDTVLFDLPAKEGPADGVVLKAIANLTKLSPAPLASTALAEAITPANYESGLEQLRGCDLIIEAIAERMDWKQDLYKKIAPFVADHAVLASNTSGLGINALSDVLPEQLRHRYCGVHFFNPPRYMHLAELIPAKHTEPAVLEGLESFLVTTLGKGVVYAKDTPNFIGNRIGVFSILSTIHHTEQFGLGFDEVDGLTGPLVGRPKSATYRTSDVVGLDTMAHVIKTMGDTLPNDPWHAFFKAPKWLEALIAKGALGQKTGAGIFRKVGKDIVVLDLQKQDYRPADRAAAPEVVEILKIKHPAEKFAKLRESQHPQAQFLWATFRDLFHYSAYHLADIAETARDVDLAIRWGYGWALGPFETWQAAGWKQVAQWIADDIAAGKSMSSAPLPNWVFDGRDGVHAAEGSYSPARDAKLPRSALPVYKRQRFPDPLLGEKFAQGETVFENDGLRMWHDGDDIAVVSFKTKMNTVSDQVLDGLQDAVGRAEKDFKGLVLWQHKEPFSAGADLAGALGLLQAGKVDAFEAMVANFQATSQRIKYSLVPVVAAVRGLALGGGCEFQMHSAKTVAALESYIGLVEAGVGLLPAGGGLKEIAVRAAQAAGPGGDVFAELKKTFETVAMAKVSTSAVNAKELGLLRGTDKVVFNSYESLYIAKAEARALAEGGYRPPLPARRIQVAGDVGIATFKMLLVNMLEGRFISEYDYEIATRIATVLCGGEVDRGALVDEEWLLKLERKHFVELAQQEKTQARIGHMLKTGKPLRN, from the coding sequence ATGTCCAATCCCCTGCTAGTCCGCCGTGCCGCCGTCCTGGGCGCGGGCGTGATGGGCGCGCAGATCGCTGCGCACCTGACCAACGCCGGCGTCGACACCGTCCTGTTCGATCTTCCCGCCAAGGAGGGCCCCGCCGACGGCGTGGTGCTCAAGGCGATCGCCAACCTGACCAAGCTCAGCCCGGCGCCGCTGGCCAGCACCGCGCTGGCCGAGGCCATCACCCCGGCCAACTACGAATCCGGGCTGGAACAGCTGCGCGGCTGCGACCTGATCATCGAAGCCATCGCCGAGCGCATGGACTGGAAACAGGACCTGTACAAGAAGATCGCGCCGTTCGTGGCCGACCATGCGGTGCTGGCGTCCAACACTTCCGGCCTGGGCATCAACGCCCTGTCCGACGTGCTGCCGGAGCAACTGCGCCACCGCTACTGCGGCGTGCACTTCTTCAACCCGCCGCGTTACATGCACCTGGCCGAGCTGATCCCGGCCAAGCACACCGAGCCGGCGGTGCTGGAAGGCCTGGAAAGCTTCCTGGTCACCACCCTCGGCAAGGGCGTGGTCTACGCCAAGGACACGCCGAACTTCATCGGCAACCGCATCGGCGTGTTCTCGATCCTGTCGACCATCCACCACACCGAGCAGTTCGGCCTGGGCTTCGACGAGGTCGATGGCCTGACCGGCCCGCTGGTGGGCCGTCCGAAGTCGGCGACCTACCGCACCTCCGACGTGGTCGGCCTGGACACCATGGCCCACGTCATCAAGACCATGGGCGACACCCTGCCGAATGATCCCTGGCATGCCTTCTTCAAGGCGCCGAAGTGGCTGGAGGCGCTGATTGCCAAGGGCGCGCTCGGCCAGAAGACCGGCGCCGGCATCTTCCGCAAGGTCGGCAAGGACATCGTGGTGCTGGACCTGCAGAAGCAGGACTACCGCCCGGCCGACCGCGCCGCCGCACCGGAGGTGGTCGAGATCCTGAAGATCAAGCACCCGGCCGAGAAGTTCGCCAAGCTGCGCGAGAGCCAGCACCCGCAGGCGCAGTTCCTGTGGGCGACCTTCCGCGACCTGTTCCACTACAGCGCTTACCACCTGGCCGACATCGCCGAGACCGCGCGCGACGTCGACCTGGCAATCCGCTGGGGCTACGGCTGGGCGCTGGGCCCGTTCGAGACCTGGCAGGCCGCCGGCTGGAAGCAGGTGGCGCAATGGATCGCCGACGACATCGCCGCCGGCAAGAGCATGAGCAGCGCGCCGCTGCCGAACTGGGTGTTCGACGGCCGCGACGGCGTGCACGCCGCCGAAGGCTCGTACAGCCCGGCGCGCGACGCCAAGCTGCCGCGCTCGGCGCTGCCGGTGTACAAGCGCCAGCGTTTCCCCGATCCGCTGCTGGGCGAGAAGTTCGCGCAGGGCGAGACCGTGTTCGAGAACGACGGCCTGCGCATGTGGCACGACGGCGACGACATCGCCGTGGTCAGCTTCAAGACCAAGATGAACACCGTCTCCGACCAGGTGCTGGACGGCCTGCAGGACGCGGTCGGCCGCGCCGAGAAGGACTTCAAGGGCCTGGTGCTGTGGCAGCACAAGGAACCGTTCTCCGCCGGCGCCGACCTGGCCGGCGCGCTGGGCCTGCTGCAGGCCGGCAAGGTCGACGCGTTCGAGGCGATGGTCGCCAACTTCCAGGCCACCAGCCAGCGCATCAAGTATTCGCTGGTGCCGGTGGTCGCGGCGGTGCGCGGGCTGGCGCTGGGCGGCGGCTGCGAGTTCCAGATGCACAGCGCCAAGACCGTGGCCGCGCTGGAGAGCTACATCGGCCTGGTCGAGGCCGGCGTGGGCCTGCTGCCGGCCGGCGGCGGCCTCAAGGAAATCGCGGTGCGCGCGGCGCAGGCCGCGGGCCCGGGCGGCGACGTGTTCGCCGAACTGAAGAAGACCTTCGAGACGGTGGCCATGGCCAAGGTCTCCACCTCGGCGGTCAACGCCAAGGAACTGGGCCTGCTGCGCGGCACCGACAAGGTGGTGTTCAACAGCTACGAGTCGCTGTACATCGCCAAGGCCGAGGCCCGCGCCCTGGCCGAGGGCGGCTACCGCCCGCCGCTGCCGGCGCGACGCATCCAGGTCGCCGGCGACGTCGGCATCGCCACCTTCAAGATGCTGCTGGTCAACATGCTGGAAGGCCGCTTCATCAGCGAATACGACTACGAGATCGCCACCCGCATCGCCACCGTGCTGTGCGGCGGCGAGGTCGACCGCGGCGCGCTGGTGGACGAGGAATGGCTGCTCAAGCTCGAGCGCAAGCACTTCGTCGAACTGGCCCAGCAGGAAAAGACCCAGGCGCGCATCGGGCACATGCTCAAGACGGGTAAGCCGCTTAGGAACTGA
- a CDS encoding TetR/AcrR family transcriptional regulator, which yields MAKQAHFSTKDRILSAAEELFAQHGFSGTSLRQVTSQADVNIAAVNYHFGSKENLVNEVFRRRMDEMTAARMAQLEAAQRQHPGQLGPVLAAFVEPALAMAQERQSGGAFVRVIARAYAENNDSLRQFLSDHYGHVLREFGKAIAACVPGLSKQELYWRLDFLAGALTYAMADFGLIKRPAGVSEGAHRAHAARELIRFAEAGFLAHSAP from the coding sequence ATGGCAAAGCAAGCGCACTTCTCCACCAAGGACCGCATCCTCAGCGCGGCCGAGGAACTGTTCGCGCAGCACGGCTTTTCCGGCACCTCGCTGCGCCAGGTCACCAGCCAGGCCGACGTCAACATCGCCGCGGTGAACTACCACTTCGGCTCCAAGGAAAACCTGGTCAATGAGGTGTTCCGGCGGCGCATGGACGAGATGACCGCCGCGCGCATGGCGCAGCTGGAGGCCGCGCAGCGGCAGCATCCCGGCCAGCTCGGCCCGGTGCTGGCGGCCTTCGTCGAGCCGGCCCTGGCGATGGCCCAGGAGCGGCAGAGCGGCGGCGCCTTCGTGCGGGTGATCGCCCGCGCCTACGCCGAGAACAACGACAGCCTGCGCCAGTTCCTGTCCGACCACTACGGCCACGTGCTGCGCGAGTTCGGCAAGGCCATCGCCGCCTGCGTGCCCGGGCTGAGCAAGCAGGAACTGTACTGGCGCCTGGACTTCCTGGCCGGCGCCCTGACCTACGCCATGGCCGACTTCGGCCTGATCAAGCGTCCCGCCGGCGTCAGCGAGGGCGCGCACCGCGCCCACGCCGCCCGCGAACTCATCCGTTTCGCCGAAGCCGGCTTCCTCGCCCACTCGGCGCCCTGA
- the ndk gene encoding nucleoside-diphosphate kinase gives MALERTLSIIKPDAVAKNVIGEIYSRFEKAGLKVVAAKYKQLSRREAEGFYAVHRERPFFNALVEFMISGPVMIQALEGENAVAAHRDLLGATNPKDAAPGTIRADFADSIDANAAHGSDSVENAANEVAYFFAATEVVSR, from the coding sequence ATGGCGCTGGAGCGCACCCTGTCCATCATCAAGCCCGATGCCGTCGCCAAGAACGTCATCGGCGAAATCTACTCGCGCTTCGAGAAGGCCGGCCTGAAGGTCGTGGCCGCCAAGTACAAGCAGCTGTCGCGCCGCGAGGCCGAGGGCTTCTACGCGGTGCACCGCGAGCGTCCGTTCTTCAACGCGCTGGTCGAATTCATGATCTCCGGCCCGGTGATGATCCAGGCGCTGGAAGGCGAGAATGCCGTGGCCGCGCACCGCGACCTGCTGGGCGCCACCAACCCGAAGGACGCCGCGCCGGGCACCATCCGCGCCGACTTCGCCGATTCGATCGACGCCAACGCCGCGCACGGCTCTGACTCGGTCGAGAACGCCGCCAACGAAGTGGCGTATTTCTTCGCCGCCACCGAAGTGGTTTCGCGCTAA